In one Rutidosis leptorrhynchoides isolate AG116_Rl617_1_P2 chromosome 8, CSIRO_AGI_Rlap_v1, whole genome shotgun sequence genomic region, the following are encoded:
- the LOC139861356 gene encoding protein TIC 100 yields MADKKPEDDSSSDSEEPIPDTKKPGTPTRVKPPQLKNQNILEDDLDDSPESYFKKVSQVLESEEFKKLEESEEINDVDNIDELYDFPPDPENWKEEDLKEYWADAPTFMIKPGWDPNFVDKDEVKIINEEIQAGRDPPIAPFYVPYRKHYPVIPHNHYDIKNAKSVIEELDRIEEVLQWHSFVFADGSTYEGTVWDDLAHGKGVYEAEQGLVRYEGEWLQNNPEGHGVLEVDIPTYEPIPGSELEAQMRAEGRIFKRDFMSPDDKEWLEKDIEDCVRFSDGRREIPFYENEEWVRQFGQKPEKGRYRYAGQWKHGRMHGCGVFELNERTTYGRFYFGDFLEEDHGCDVETSALHSGIAEVAAAKARMFVNKPDGMVREERGPYSDPQHPYLYEGEDVWMAPGFINQFCEVPDYWKAYIEDVDEERQMWINSFYKAPLRLPMPAELEHWWENEESPEFILLNKEPEPDPEDPEKKVYTEDPVILHTPTGRIINYVDDEEHGIRLFWQPPLKDGEDVDPSKVEFLPLGDEELSKRDDRNFLERTLTSVQNRCKIMLENLEKRVEEKKKESETKLKLIETEIEIVEAENELKEIIKEMDDELKRLEKEEEKKMEMELEDEIEDVYEPVDKGAEISRVEIKVDDVKDDGNDGDDEEDEDDDEEDEDESIPPSFGSVVKDRDTKINDTNGKKNGKSSPFAVSSLQFTSLGFASVVPSRLQQLFASWKQSKLHTKTTQSSCSRVSKDERTRKSSIGFERTFDQGLTLRSHHQVNKYITKSTHGNPFKHKASATLQRKTGEQKTCSSTWPCIRPNEELSILSLHIPV; encoded by the exons ATGGCGGACAAAAAACCAGAAGACGACTCATCATCTGATTCCGAAGAACCAATCCCAGACACCAAAAAACCCGGAACCCCCACCCGGGTCAAACCGCCCCAGCTCAAAAACCAAAACATCCTCGAAGACGACCTCGACGATTCACCCGAATCATACTTCAAAAAAGTAAGTCAAGTTCTTGAATCAGAAGAATTCAAAAAACTAGAAGAATCAGAAGAAATAAATGACGTGGATAACATCGATGAATTGTATGATTTCCCACCCGACCCGGAAAATTGGAAAGAAGAAGATTTGAAAGAGTATTGGGCGGATGCTCCGACTTTTATGATTAAACCCGGTTGGGACCCGAATTTTGTTGATAAAGATGAAGTTAAAATTATTAATGAGGAGATTCAAGCGGGTCGGGACCCGCCAATTGCTCCGTTTTATGTACCGTATAGGAAACATTACCCtgttattcctcataatcattatgATATTAAAAATGCTAAATCTGTAATTGAAGAACTTGATAGAATTGAAGAGGTTTTACAATGGCACAGCTTTGTTTTTGCTGATGGCAGCAC GTATGAAGGGACTGTGTGGGATGATTTGGCACATGGGAAAGGTGTGTATGAAGCTGAACAAGGACTAGTGAG atatgaaggTGAATGGTTGCAAAATAATCCAGAGGGACATGGGGTACTTGAAGTTGATATACCAACTTATGAGCCAATTCCAGGTTCAGA GCTTGAAGCGCAAATGCGAGCTGAAGGACGTATATTTAAAAGAGACTTTATGTCACCGGACGATAAGGAATGGTTGGAGAAAGATATTGAGGATTGCGTGCGGTTTTCTGATGGAAGACGCGAAATCCCGTTTTATGAAAATGAGGAATGGGTTAGACAATTCGGACAGAAACC GGAGAAGGGTCGCTATCGTTATGCTGGTCAATGGAAGCATGGAAGAATGCACGGTTGTGGTGTTTTTGAACTCAATGAACGTACCACTTAT GGACGATTTTACTTTGGAGACTTTTTGGAGGAAGATCATGGGTGTGATGTTGAAACATCTGCG TTGCACTCAGGTATTGCGGAAGTGGCTGCCGCAAAGGCTCGGATGTTTGTCAATAAGCCTGATGGAA TGGTGCGAGAAGAACGTGGTCCATATAGTGACCCTCAACATCCCTATTTATACGAAGGAGAAGATGTGTGGATGGCACCTGGCTTCATCAACCAGTTTTGTGAA gTCCCTGATTATTGGAAAGCTTATATAGAAGATGTGGACGAAGAACGACAAATGTGGATAAACTCGTTCTATAAAGCCCCACTAAGGTTACCCATGCCAGCTGAGCTCGAGCATTGGTGGGAAAACG AGGAGTCTCCTGAGTTTATTCTTCTCAACAAGGAGCCCGAGCCCGATCCTGAAGATCCAGAAAAGAAAGTATACACTGAGGATCCCGTTATACTACACACGCCAACCGGGCGTATAATCAACTACGTAGACGATGAAGAACACGGGATCCGCTTATTTTGGCAACCACCTTTAAAAGACGGGGAAGATGTTGACCCGAGCAAGGTTGAGTTTTTACCCCTTGGTGATGAAGAACTATCTAAGCGTGACGACCGCAATTTCTTAGAGCGTACGTTAACATCCGTACAAAATCGATGCAAGATCATGCTTGAAAATTTGGAGAAACGGGTCGAAGAGAAGAAGAAAGAGAGTGAAACGAAGTTGAAACTAATCGAAACCGAGATTGAAATAGTGGAAGCTGAAAATGAATTAAAGGAGATTATTAAGGAAATGGATGATGAATTGAAGAGATTGGAAAAAGAAGAGGAAAAGAAAATGGAGATGGAATTGGAAGATGAAATTGAAGATGTGTATGAACCGGTTGATAAAGGTGCGGAAATTTCGCGTGTTGAAATTAAAGTTGATGATGTTAAAGATGATGGTAATGATGGTGATgacgaagaagatgaagatgatgacgaagaagatgaagatgaaagtATACCGCCGAGTTTTGGGTCCGTTGTTAAGGATCGAGACACGAAAATAAATGATACAAATGGCAAAAAGAACGGAAAATCTTCACCATTTGCTGTGTCTTCCTTGCAGTTTACGTCTTTGGGGTTTGCATCCGTG GTTCCATCTCGGCTGCAGCAGTTATTTGCATCATGGAAGCAGTCAAAGTTACATACAAAAACAACTCAATCAAGTTGTTCTCGGGTTTCGAAAGATGAACGTACAAGAAAGAGTTCAATTGGATTTGAACGAACATTTGACCAAGGTTTGACTTTGAGGTCACATCATCAGGTCAACAAGTACATCACAAAGTCAACGCATGGCAACCCTTTTAAGCACAAAGCATCTGCAACTCTTCAAAGAAAAACAGGTGAGCAAAAGACATGCAGCTCAACTTGGCCATGCATACGGCCGAATGAAGAGCTAAGTATTTTATCTTTGCACATTCCTGTTTAA